CAAATCTATATCGGTGTATCACTCAATACACACCCCTGATTCGGGCGGAGTGGATCCTCTTCTTTCTCTTTACGATACGTTTAACATATGAAAATTAGCACGGATTAGTTAATATTACTACAATTATATGACCTACACCCTGATAACTACAAAGACATTTTGTAGTAGTGACAGCGATCCGTATCGGCTTCACAGAACCTATAGAAAAAAATCAACATGTCTTCTCCTGTGATATTGCAAGGTGTTTTATCATTGAAACTTCAGTCAAAATCGAGATAAAGGGGCGTGGTCATCGAGAATCGAGAAGATTTTCCAACCATAACGAAGGAGATAAACTATGTCATGTTTTggattttcttgaaaattatgataattcttTTGATACATCCATTTATTGCAGGGAAAtagcgattttatttttaattgtacttTAATGGCACATAAAATCAACACAAATGTTGGTTCTACTCATTAAGTTTATTCGACTAAATAGTTTATGCTTCAATATGTAATGCCACTGCTTagtactaaaatatataaaaaatccatCTCTTCTTTTTTAAAGCCCGGTAAAacccattttaatattatataacgagatttttccttttctttaaaaatacaaagaatcataaacaatattgccgatatattttttcaactgTGGTTACATCACTACCCTTGCCCTCCGAGAAAATTCCTCTCCCTCCTCTTTTGTCTATGCCGGAAAAGAATGAACAAATTCCGTGACAGCTGATGAATGAACGAAATTCATTCAAATGTCAAAGTTTCGTTCAAATGGCGCGGTTTGATTGAGGGCGAattcttttgtattattttagattttcgtaaaatatattttgttattgtttgtgtgAATGAAAATAAAGCAACAAAATGGCAATGAATAACAAAACTTTACATCTTATAGCGTCCAAGCTTGGACTAGGGGAAgaggaaaaagttttaaagtgaGTAAACAAAACACGTTTGTTATGAAGCACATAATAACTTGTTAATACGATGATGCTATTCTTACGCTTATTGTAGACATCTTCCCCACTGACTCAGGCAAGAACTGTAAATACCTGTATAACAATTGTTTGAAATATAGTAAACTTCCTGAACTTTATATGGTTATGTTCTTAGGCTGTTTACCATAAGTTCAACGTATGGTGCCACGGCTGGGCAAAGTATTCTGTTCACGGTTTACCGTGATAACATGTCTGTTAAGCAGGTCGACCTGCCAATTCTAATCCTATCTACAGTATTTTCATTGACATACTAACGAAGTATATTTCTTCTTCTCGAAAAAGTGTGTCTTTTCTCAGACcctaaaagtatatttaattcAGCTCGATTCTAGTAGGAACCAGAACATAATTAGAACTTTAAAGCCTAACAAAACTGCCCATACACAATTTACAATTACCTGGGATAGTCAATAGGAATATATATCATCATCAAGTTCTATATGATTTCAGCAAAGCAGCTGAGTATGAGCGTCTCCTACAAACAAAGAGTATGGCTGGCAGTAACATGACTGACACAGCCAAAGTGGTCATCTGCTTAGACTTAGCAGCGGGTGTGTTGGGAGCTGATTTAGATGTTGTAagtatactttattattttagggaTTTTGGCTTGAAGAGGTTGTAATATACTTGTTCTTATGAGGAGTCCAGGTTTGCTACCAAAAATCTGAATGATGGAAATATGCAACTCAAAAAATGTTGCTTAGCTAGTAATTGCCCTTCATACAAAAATCCTTCTTAGCAAAGACAGGCATATGTTTTTGGGCTAAAAGTTAAATCTTTAATACATGTGTATTCCGATTGTTGTCTCTAACTTTGAACATGAGCAAAAGAAAAATTTACATGGcatttgtaacaaaaattaGTAGACAGCTCACGTAAAGTAATCTTAATTCTCCCTAGTTAGTATATAATAGATCATTATAACATTACCATCAATCAATGTATATGTGTAAGCATACATAGATGGGTGTCTGCCAGCTATGGCAAAGTAGACTGCAAGCAGACACTGTAGTTAACTGCATAGTGAAATTGGAGCTGATACTTGTAATTGGAATAAGACTTTATTCCAGCAAAATCTACACCTCTTTAACTTACATTACAGAAAACCGCAATCAAGTACTCCGGTCTAAAGCCCCTAGCCTACAACAACACCAAGAAGGTGGTGCAGAATCTTCTAGAACTGAACAGTGATAAGCTGACCACCACCATGCTGTGTCTGACGCTGCAGTGTACTGGTGTTCAGGACCTGGCTGACAGAATACTTGAGGAGTATCAGAGACAGTCTAAGATGGTAAATGTAGCATTATAAAGTCAATTTTAAGGAAGAATTATAGATTTGGAGAGTTATTAACATGTACcataattaagaatttaattgGCCTCATCTGTGTAAACTGGCTTCTGCCAGTGTTTACTCCTGCTTCCTAAAGATACTAATTTCTAATTGTGGATATAAAGTAGCCCATTTGTTATTCTTAAATGTGAACTTTATTACTGtcatgtttcatcaaaatccatcctgTAGTTTGAGGCATGAATATGTAGACATTTGAAACATTTAGTCAATTGTTAATTTTTCTCATTTTCAGGAAGTTGATCTGAATCTGCCTCAATATGTGTGCATGGCTGTATATCAAGCTTGCAGGTgggttttaaaacattttgttatctTGATTCTCAAAAACTGGTATGCCAAAAAGGGTTTCTTCCTAAAGCTTGAACACATGTAACTGAAAATGGCATTGGTTCATGAGCTTAACCCCTTAGCTAGCTTAGCACCCTAcaaggatttatttttgtacaaccTTAATTTTTCTCTCATACTTCAACCAAAATCAgtataaattacaatatttatattccttcAAGGTCCATGAAAAAAAGCATTCAAAAATGCtacatatgtaatttatttaagagtaatacatatttttccagAGTAAACAAGGTGAAAGTGCCAAAGAGTAAAGTAATAGAGAAATCAAGACTGAAGCCTGCACAGTGGGCTAAACTCGATGCGGACTGGACAAAATTCATTGACCTCAACTTTGCCACTGCTAAGAAGAAACGGGGAAGACCGGCTAAGGCTGTGATTGGAAATGGTAAACTTTCTTATTGTTTACTCATTTAtgctaattattataatgaggCAAAGTTTTGTGATGTTGAAAGGGATAATCTCTGGATCTACTGAACAATTTTTCTTACAAATTAAATGAGAGCTAAGCTACTTGAAAGTCTCTGTATTTAATTTCTTCCAAATGgaattatttaactttaattttttttgataatatagTATGCACTTAACATTGAAATTAAGTAACACAGTGAGCTAATCATGAAATTCAAGGTTAGATCATGTAGGCAGCGTGGCCGAGTGGTCTAAGGCGCTGGTTTTAGGCACCAGTCCGAaagggcgtgggttcgaatcccaCCGCTGTCAGAAACCTTTTTTGGTATTCATAAACATTCTTATTACCTGACCTTATCATATACAGTTATTATATTTCTGCCTGAATTGTAGAAAACTACcaaaaattatagtattttatgtttttacagTTGAACTTGAAGAAAATATGGATGTCGACGTACCTAAAGTCGACGAACCACAGAAAGAAATAATAGAGCCTTATGAAGACTGGAAGAAACGTATGTTAGAAACTGCATATAAGGAACTTAAGGATTTAGAAAAAATCGAAGCCCGAAAAAGTCTGACGCCTAGGAAATCGCCTAGAAAGGCTCCTCAGAAATTTTCGCCGTACAAAAGTCCTACTAAAACTAACGGAGTAAGATTGCTATTTCCTATAGATTTATAAttcgtattatttatttatttttattttagtttctgataacaattatgtatgtatgtaattttattttaattttgtaatgacattttagttttgtattattagtattagattttttattaaattgatttcgaatttaatgttgtttttatttattttagtatttagtaATAGACTAGCTTATGTAGATAGATTTTTGGACGTAACTATATTCTAAGactgtacctataaaaataaatcaacaaaaactaTTAGGCCATGAAAAATGTCGTTCGCAAAGATTGCAATATTTCTTTTGCTGTTAAATACAGTAAAATGTCAGGAAAATATCGATGATTTGGATTCTACTAGCTTTCTTAAGAGTCCGGAAGATGACGTGAGTTTTAATGACCCGAAGAGGCCTTCACTGGCTTACCCCATGTCTTTGGGGTTTCTCTTCGTCTTCTCGACCTTACTAATAGGCGTGATAGTAAGATCCGTCATGCTGTGGATCGGTTTGGGCATACCTTATCGAGTCATCATGTTTTCACTCGGAGGAATCGCTGGCTTCTGCGCAAATCGATTCCCGTCTATAAAACCGATCCTACACATATGTTTCATGGATGTTGACGTGCTGTTAATACTGTTTCTACCTATACTGATATTCCGGACTTCGTATAATGTGGATGCCCATTCTTTTTGGAGGAGTTTCCCACAAATTTTGCTGGTGGGAGTTCCAGGGGCGCTGTTAACTGCTCTAATGGCTGCATTCATGGCTTTCTACTTGATAGAAACTACATGGGATTTTTCTACTGCACTGCTTTTTGGTATTGTCTGCTCACCTATATACCCTTTAGAAGTGGTGAAACAATTGAAGTCTATGTCTAAAGGGAAGTATATAAGCGTTCTTTTGCTCGGAGAAGGCTTGCTTGGAGATGTGACGGTCATGATAGAGTTTACGGCAGTTTTTGGATACATTGCCGGCGCAATTACAGAAGCATCTCAAATTACCCTGTTTCTTATCCGTTACGCTGGAGGCGGTATTCTGTTGGGCATAGTGATGGGAAAGCTAACAGCCACATTGATATCGCTAACGTATTATGACCTGCTTTGTGCTGTGTTAATCACATTGTCTGGGGCTTACTTGACATATTTCATCGGAGAGAAGTTCCTATATGTGTCTGGTTTACTGGGAACGGTGATCACGGGTGTTATGGTCAGCAACAAGAAGTCCATAATAGCTGGTGATGTAGAACAAGTGGTGTCGAACTTTTGGATGATTTTGGGCCATATGGCGAATACTCTGGTGTTCACCATGATAGGGGTGGTGATTTTTGAGAAGGTTAGCGACGTGATCAGCGTGCGGCAGGTGTCTTTGATCTTCGTTACTTATACCACGGTTTATTGTTCGAGGtgagttttgaatattttatggttATCTTGGTTAACATTAATTATAAGGtaaagtttgtttgaaaacgCTTTTAAAAAAGACTCTCTCTAAAGAAGTCTGCTTGAAAAGACTTAGGATCGCtcatgtacatacataaaaacagttttagatggtccatatttttttaaagttattatttatttattcacaaacacaGCTATCATTACAGTATATTTCTCAATGCGGTAGCGTgctaacataattataattaattgaggAAACCTATATCTTCGAACCTAGCCAGAGGCTTTTTATTAGCGTGGGGCGAAAGCtggttacaaaacaaaagaacgctATGTCTCACTTAATACCTACGTTCACAAATATCTTAGCGATCTGTCTTAGCCTGCTACAGCTCGCAGCACCGAtcttaattttcataattacttCTTTGATCAACTTAATCCCTAATTCTTTAACCTCTTCCCAAGGTTGATGGTATACGCAGCCATGACACCTCTCCTCCGTCACATAGGCTACGGCATGACATGGCAACACTGCATGGCGTGTGTATGGGGAGGGCTTAGAGGACCTCTCTCTCTTTGCCTGGCCCTCATCGTACTGCAAACTCCTATGGTTTCTGATGCTGGTCAGGTAAGATAGCAAAGAGCTCTCAGGATCTGTGGTGTGATGAAGTTATATAGGCTATGGTATGACGTGGTAACATTGCATGGCGTGTGTATGGGGAGGGCTTAGAGGACCTCTCTCCCTTTGTCTGGCACTCATCGTGTTACAAACGCCTATGGTGTCTGATGCTGGTCAGGTAAGAGGCCTTATTCTTTCTCAAAACTTAGTGTATGAGGTGATGACGTCACATAGGCTACGGCATGACATGGCAACACTGCATGGCGTGTGTATGGGGAGGGCTAAGAGGACCCCTATCCCTTTGTCTGGCGCTTATAGTGCTGCAAACTCCTATGGTGTCTGATGCTGGTCAGGTAAGATAGCAAAGAGCTCTCAGGATCTGTGGTGTGATGAAGTTATATAGGCTATGGTATGACGTGGTAACATTGCATGGTGTGTGTATGGGGAGGGCTGAGAGGACCCCTCTCCCTCTGTTTAGCACTCATTACAAACGCCTATGGTGTCTGATGCTGGCCAGGTAAGATAACGAAGTGCTTGATGAAGACCCATAGGCTTGTGGTTTAACCCTGTACGGTATGGCGAGGACTCTCTGGAGGGAGTCCATGCCAATTGCATCACAAGTGCTCATTGTGCTGACGTCTGTATGTGTCTGATTATGGAGAGGCAAAATAGGAACATAGGTAGTTAGGTAGTtgttccttgtaaaactctggtactcacctttatctggttagactggaagatcaccccaatataattgggaaaagaCCAGGCTATCTAATCTCTTGTTCCATTCATTATCCCAATGGTCAAAGAGTTGTAGATTATTAGGAACTCCATAAATCTGACAAAACACCCCTTTTTTCATTCCCAGATCTTCATAATCCAAACAGCAGGTCTCGTAATCCTCTCCCTTTTAATAAACGCAACCAGTATGACAAGAGTGCTCAAGATCCTAGGCTTGGCAGAGATATCACTCGCCAAGAAGGCGAACATGACGAACTGTGTGAAACGCATCATGATGACCAGAGACCGCTGTATTTCCATGCTGAAGATGGACAAGTTCCTCGCTGATGCTAACTGGGATTTGGTGCAAGAAGGTTCGTTTTTAGCTGGCTATACAATCCCGAATACGCGGAAATATCTATCATACCATAACACACCATGTTTAACTGTACTGTTAAGTTCTAGTGGAATCTTTGCTTTCTAGAGAACCTGTTACGCCCTCCTAGAAAAGTGTCTGGTTACTGATAATGACCAGACACTTTTCACCACAGACGCTTTgaagcaaaacaaaaaagtgtCTGGTCATTATCAGTAACCAGacacttttttgttttgctacaaAGCGACGGACCCTAAAGCACCATTTTTGACACCACATAATCcaaattctaaataaaaaaatcccaaCAATTTCTGTAACAGTCATTTGCAGATTTgcgtttatttaactttatgcaacactagccgttttctcgcggtttcacccgcgtctcgtggtaACTactagcctatgttacttgtggataatgtagctttcgaatggtgaaagaatttaaaaaacggtccagtagtttttgagcctattcattacaaccaaacaaacaaacaaagttttcctatttataatattagtatagattaaattaCACAGGCGGTTAACGCAACAGGCATTCTAGGTCGCGTAAAAAACTTGTTGAAATAAACCGTTATTACCTTAAAAACCCTGTCACTCTATCAGGAACTACAATAAAACATCCGTATCAACTGCAAATGTCTGGTCGTGACGAAGACAGTGAAGATGACACGTATATGGGTTACCACTACACTACTTGCCCAGATTGTGAAAGGGAGATACCCAATGAGCCCACCAAGAAAGAGTTTGCAGAGATGACCAGGTAAAATTGACTTTTAGGTACCTTTTCTTTGTCAATATAGGCGATGTCATCAGGCAAAGGTacctaatgttttttgtttagcTTATTTTGATGATTCCGTTTTTAAGttcttccaaaaaaaaaaaacatttgtgtaTCAAGGCATTTGTGTGCcaaactattttatttcgtttggGATTTTACAAGCATTTATGAGCCCATACACTATGTATTTGTCTGCCTAGAGCCTAGaataattcataaaatactTTGAGCTTTACGTTGTTTGAGCTTTACATTGGCCATTTATCACTGTTTTACATAGTTATTCACATTATTCATGTTTTACATAGTGAactattgtaataattttatcagaATCATTTTATGATCTCAGGGAAGCGAACCAACGCGTGCTCAAAGCTATGAAGATTTCCTTCTGGAGACAGTATGAGCACGGCAAGATCAGTAAGGATGGAGTCAGGGTGCTGGTGCAAGCAGTCGAAGTGGCTGCTGACTCTGATGTTGGGAGGGTCAGCTTGGAGCAGTTAGGGACTTTGTGGAAACCCAAGGTTGGTAACATTGTATATGTGTACTGGTTTACAGAATAGATTCATTTTTGGACGTAATTGTAATGGTTAAAGTGCAGACTCCGTCAAAATGCAGTGGAACGGACTTTCAGACAACCAATAGAAATTCGTTATTCAAACTCCGCCCGCTCGGTTGTACACTTATATTGATTTGGGCGGGAAatcatcaaaagggttagcagCATAATgaagtatcagactcttactgacttaagcccaccatgttccttttaagtcctttatgtaatagggccgcggtaactcggtAGTTTACCTGAGTTTAGAAATTTCACTTCGCTTTGGTGCAGGCCTTAGCCGAACGCCACTAGTTTCAAATaccaaaatagaaaaaatgGATCTTCATCGTCCGTATATGTATACGATTTTTTTACCTTAGGTTTCAAACTTAGTACTTATTTTAACAAATCCATATTTTATCTCCCAAAAGTCCCACGCAATCTGGCTCCGTCGCAAACTAGTAAACATGATGACTCCCGAAGCGGCAAACGCGCAAGTCCCTCGGCAAACATGGCGGCAACATTGCTACAGGCTAGTCACAAACGTCTGGTTCGACGGCTTCATCTACTTCATGATATTGTGTAACACCCCTGTTATATTGTGCGAGGTGCTGTTGAAAGCTCCTGTCGCTCAATCTGTTATGATTGCTATTAGGGGTCTTAATATGTAAGTAGCTTTCGTCCTGTAACTGTAATGTAAAATCTGGTCCCACTTCTTGGGACCGTACACCTAGCTTTTGATGTtttgtaaagatttttaataCACTTTGACTTTGAGTAACAAATATGATCACTTTTAACCTGCCTTCAGGCTTAAATTATTCTCTTAGATGGTGACCTAATATTGTTCTGTCATCTTTTTAGATAATGtaaatttattatatatgtatatatatatctatctatcggTCCTTCTGCTCACGTGTGACCTACGTAAATGGATGCAACGAAATGCTTTTAAGTTAGACTCAAAGTTATGTTTCAGTATTTCTAGGCTAGACTGATAAATAAGGCAATTTAGCAATTTCCttccaattaaataaatgatttcttaTCGCCGGTTTTCGCCGGTATCTTTTTATTGCCGGTAATTTCTCTTTTGGGATGATTTCAGGTTCTTTTTCATAGTGTATGTATTAGAAATGATAATCAAGATGTGTGCGCTCGGTTTCCGCGGCTACTTCAAGTCACATTGGAACAAACTTGATTTTTTCATCATTGTCATGGCTACCGGAGGTAAGATATACTTACTATAAGCTAATGAACTAGGAATCTTCTGGATTTTCACATTTGTGTGATACATATCTATCCCTTAAACTAGTCTCGTTTAATTGGAGTTGGTTATGGATAAGGGTAGATTGCATATGTAGGTCTTACGAAAATGTTCTTTCAAATTAACACCACATACATACAAAGACATCAATTTTGAATCCGGATCAGATTTTTGCAGAATTGAAAATACGGCAATTGTGCTAGAAATTAATGTCCCGTATAGTGAAAAACGATTCATTTATGCTCTTTACCACTTAAAACAAGACAAGACATATTTTCATACTCATAATATAAAGTATCTAACTAACATATTCTTCTATCAACAACATTTCAGACTTAATTCTAGACATCATAGATGCTGTCACTCCTTGGGACAAATGGAGCAATATGAACTCGAGTTTCATTACCGCTACAAAACTGCTGAGGATGTTACGCTTCTTGCGACTGTGTAAACTGGCCAGGTATTATCTCTTACCTCAGGTACCTCTTTTTAGCCAAGTTGGGCAAGAATAGAGTGCAGTCGAGAGAAACTGAAATTGAACGTAGGCTTCATGAGTAGGTCTTCTCGTTGCTTCAACATTTGTGGCGAGACTCCCCTTTTTACCATTTGCCTGAATAGAAACATTTGCCTGCTTTACAGTTGTGAAATCTCCGCAAACCTGACGGAGAGAAAACTGCAGAAAgaggtgtacctacctatgcaaTTTCCTCTTGAAAGGAGCTAGGTTGTTTTTTctctttgataattttatttacgttttttgGGTTGTTTCAGAGTGTCAGTGCCCAAAATCATGGCGTACATAGATCGAATGATAGATATACAACTGGCGTTTGGTTATGATGTCGGCAAGGTACCTATGTGTTaacataatcatttttttattattactggcTATGTcctacggtttcacccgcgtgtcTACGGGAACTCCTTCCCTTATATGGCCCagtgttcctgagattagcaatCAAATAGAAACACTTTTCagcttttaatattagtatagttaccATATATACTAGTTAGTATAGGCACCACTCGCATCAACTTACGCTAGAAAGCGACCctattggaaaattatttattttcttctaaatctGATTACAAAAACTATCTTTACAGGGTTTTGTGACTGGCACTCAAGAAGTATGCAGTCTCTTGCCTCAGTTAGTGGACAATAAGCAGATACAAGAAAATCTTACCACTAAATTGGACAACGATAGGTAagtgcaatttttatttgaatagtcCTCGTAATAGCAGTATCAGGTGCACCCGGTAACATAGTTCAACAAGGCTTTAAATAACAAATCTGTTTTGACTAAATTACacaaaactactggatggatttcgACGAAATTTGGTACTTAGTAATATAACTTTGGTATATAACAGATTAATATATAGACTAGTAGGGTAAAATTGCGGACGGAAGCTAGACTTGAATATTTCTCTAACACTCACATCTTGGAGACTTTTaagcgtaagtgtcagaaatcaacttTTTAgacagttttgttttattcttctAGTAGATTAATTATCAGTGACCAGACAATCTTGTTTCGTCGTCGTAGACTATCAGTGACCAGACAGTTTTCTTTCATCCCTCTCATAGACTACCAGTGACCAGACAGTTTTCTTTCATCCCTCTCATAGACTACCAGTGACCAGACAGTTTAATTTCCTCCTCACAGATTATCAGTGACCAGACAGTTAGGTTTGCTGCAACGCGATCGACCCTGGACGGCGATCACAGTGAAGACCAGACAAGCCACTACTTCCACGCTCAACATCATGATCTTAGATGCTATGCAGCTTAAAGAGGAAGGTAAGTAGAAAAGTAGACTTGAGAAGACTTCATgggcttttttttttaacgacatcaaaaatcatcaaatgacccctcccgctgtgggttagcagcggtgagggagtgtcagactcttaggctctagacagacggactgcaaTCCAACTGCAAATTTGCAGTTCGGATGCAGTTTAAATGcagttgacacgactgcaatagaactgcaaaCCAACCGTGCGGTCCAATTGCAGTTGGCGTGCTGTCGTTGATTTGCAGTTTTattgcagtcgtgtcaactgCATGTAAACTGCATCCGAACTGCAAATTTGCAGTTGGAttgcagtccgtctgtctagaggcttactgacaaaaaaccgtcgtgttccgtcgtaggccttttatgtaccagggccgcggtgactctttcgaacaatcccgcagaagACTACATGGGCTGCATTTTAACCCATTTCGGCTTCACAATCACAACcaacataaatacttaatttcgAATGTTATTTTATCTGTTACACTTTCACGGTAAAAGATTTGGGCCGATCGGATTAAAAACTGCCGATAAATAGTATAACGCAAAACAGGATATGTTATTTAGCTTTTATCCCATTGGGGGAAAAATCGACCTCGAAACGCGGGTCAAATCGCGGGATACAGCTAGTATCTAATAAAACTAGATATTTAAgtcatcattctcctgcccttatcccaatccTATtaggggtcggcgcagcatgttttctccttccatactcttctatctccgtcatctcacaagtaacattctttcttaccacaTCTTCTTCACACAATCTATCCATCATTTCTTTGGtcttcatactcatcaccttcctcacaacatgactttaattcctccgcatcacatgcccataccatgacagccggtttcgACGCAGTTTTTCTGTTACCGGCGCCACTTTCAAAATTCCTCTTATATGTATACTCATTCCTcgctctatccattcgcgtaacaccacatatttataattttttgtatacgtgttttaaatatttgcaaaatgactctgaaatattttaaaaccataatttttcatgaattttctCCATAAGGGTTCCTGGATGAAATGGAATACAAGTTACTGCTGAATGCGATACAGTCGAAGATCCAACTGTGTCGACACAAAGGCAGCCTCGTTGCACCGTCTTCTCCTGAGGCAAGTTTAGaggcattttaataaaaaaatctaggtTTCGAAAGTTAAATCGGTTttggttaaaaacttgacacacGGGTGTATATCtgatagcactattcaacagcgAAAGTTTAGAGCTGCAGTGTGATTCTATAAGCTTCACTCTAAACTTCacatctgaatccgccgtgagttactacactagcgctactcttgcgagcgtgtttgcgagttgaactaaattaaactcgagattttgacaggtAAAGTATGAGATGACATTTAGACCGAAtgtgaagtgagagtgaatagcgaagtgaaatgtgAAGTGAattgcgagttgttgttcgaattttatagaatcgacgtactgatctgatgatggagaccagagaaggtcgagggaactcgacaactgaatgtgCAAACTACCTCccgtttgggcttatattattcgtattaataaaaactttctagttatgcggatagtgaaaaaaaaaacgacttccaaaaacgcaaaaaatcaaattttaggtgcatcggcctagaagtcggtgccgaaataaacttaggtacatctattagacactgacttctaggccgatgcacctaagaatagtttttttttgcttttcagtgtttttgggagtcggttttatttttaccggtaacgATATGTaacagttaatttaataaagaggtgaacttataaatgtaaatatcaaCTAGTCACAACCTATCAGAATGGATGTAATTGTAACTTCCAGACACAATTGCGCGCCGTATCATGGCTGCAAGGGAACGAGAGGATAGCAGACTTCTTCCTCGAGAACTCagagatattgaattttaatatcaacGATATTTTGATATCCAGAGGTAATTTTAAGAACCCTAACTTAAGTCTTGGTAGATACAAT
The DNA window shown above is from Helicoverpa armigera isolate CAAS_96S chromosome 25, ASM3070526v1, whole genome shotgun sequence and carries:
- the LOC110379549 gene encoding origin recognition complex subunit 6, whose protein sequence is MAMNNKTLHLIASKLGLGEEEKVLNKAAEYERLLQTKSMAGSNMTDTAKVVICLDLAAGVLGADLDVKTAIKYSGLKPLAYNNTKKVVQNLLELNSDKLTTTMLCLTLQCTGVQDLADRILEEYQRQSKMEVDLNLPQYVCMAVYQACRVNKVKVPKSKVIEKSRLKPAQWAKLDADWTKFIDLNFATAKKKRGRPAKAVIGNVELEENMDVDVPKVDEPQKEIIEPYEDWKKRMLETAYKELKDLEKIEARKSLTPRKSPRKAPQKFSPYKSPTKTNGVRLLFPIDL
- the LOC110379557 gene encoding sodium/hydrogen exchanger 10, which produces MSFAKIAIFLLLLNTVKCQENIDDLDSTSFLKSPEDDVSFNDPKRPSLAYPMSLGFLFVFSTLLIGVIVRSVMLWIGLGIPYRVIMFSLGGIAGFCANRFPSIKPILHICFMDVDVLLILFLPILIFRTSYNVDAHSFWRSFPQILLVGVPGALLTALMAAFMAFYLIETTWDFSTALLFGIVCSPIYPLEVVKQLKSMSKGKYISVLLLGEGLLGDVTVMIEFTAVFGYIAGAITEASQITLFLIRYAGGGILLGIVMGKLTATLISLTYYDLLCAVLITLSGAYLTYFIGEKFLYVSGLLGTVITGVMVSNKKSIIAGDVEQVVSNFWMILGHMANTLVFTMIGVVIFEKVSDVISVRQVSLIFVTYTTVYCSRLMVYAAMTPLLRHIGYGMTWQHCMACVWGGLRGPLSLCLALIVLQTPMVSDAGQIFIIQTAGLVILSLLINATSMTRVLKILGLAEISLAKKANMTNCVKRIMMTRDRCISMLKMDKFLADANWDLVQEGTTIKHPYQLQMSGRDEDSEDDTYMGYHYTTCPDCEREIPNEPTKKEFAEMTREANQRVLKAMKISFWRQYEHGKISKDGVRVLVQAVEVAADSDVGRVSLEQLGTLWKPKSHAIWLRRKLVNMMTPEAANAQVPRQTWRQHCYRLVTNVWFDGFIYFMILCNTPVILCEVLLKAPVAQSVMIAIRGLNMFFFIVYVLEMIIKMCALGFRGYFKSHWNKLDFFIIVMATGDLILDIIDAVTPWDKWSNMNSSFITATKLLRMLRFLRLCKLARVSVPKIMAYIDRMIDIQLAFGYDVGKGFVTGTQEVCSLLPQLVDNKQIQENLTTKLDNDRLSVTRQLGLLQRDRPWTAITVKTRQATTSTLNIMILDAMQLKEEGFLDEMEYKLLLNAIQSKIQLCRHKGSLVAPSSPETQLRAVSWLQGNERIADFFLENSEILNFNINDILISRGDEPKGMYILVSGLLEATYTPPDEEFDEAIPNYEFLTDLKFGDPSQDYIVSGNAVGVLGVLTNRPYSYTVRCDSAVQAYYITLPVIKEAFNLAPHPIMGLEASMWREIGIKLSMMVLPTVPAYHGWPVERLSMRLEHAFVPCLKAFKVFVVNELMEDIVLLDGICQDMATREVFQPPAYIPRTAHRLIFPKSSQLMVTSSCPETKLLIVPAKDSDELDIMEDEVDDLQCELVSNVSSRCLYHRVARRVSAESRAPTARRTRSKRRRAGKRVNYRESVWGKPSSQIMGGASEREMGSKFFRPSITEIPEKLESSKTKVTKEPASSVPLIAELPHGTANSSAQNSEEEIYNTMLSKLKRT